From one Leifsonia soli genomic stretch:
- a CDS encoding UDP-glucose dehydrogenase family protein, which translates to MRISVIGCGYLGAVHAASMAHLGHDVVGIDVDEAKIALLSAGRPPFFEPGLPEVLESATPSGRLRFTTDFSAVSESDVHFVAVGTPQVADGDAADMRFVDAAFASLLEHVKPGDLIVGKSTVPVGTAARLADLVASVQPEVTLAWNPEFLREGFAVSDTVNPDRLVYGVPEGESGERAARLLNEVYESAVAAGTPVIVTDYATSELVKVSANAFLATKISFINAMAEIAEVTGADVTKLADAIGHDARIGRRFLNAGVGFGGGCLPKDIRAFSARARELGKGEAVRFLDEVDKINLRRRTRVVELVREEAGGLAGVRVGVLGLAFKPHSDDLRDSPALDIAMRLADAGAIVTASDPQAIENARHRAPQLLFAETAEDAVRGADVVVLITEWPEFTGLDPVAVGDLVAHRTIIDGRNALDPAAWRAAGWTYRGLGR; encoded by the coding sequence ATGAGAATCTCCGTGATCGGATGCGGCTACCTCGGAGCCGTGCACGCCGCGTCGATGGCCCATCTGGGTCACGACGTCGTGGGCATCGACGTCGACGAGGCCAAGATCGCCCTGCTCTCCGCGGGTCGGCCGCCGTTCTTCGAACCCGGACTGCCGGAGGTGCTCGAGTCGGCGACGCCGTCGGGGCGCCTGCGCTTCACCACCGACTTCTCCGCCGTCTCCGAGTCCGACGTGCACTTCGTCGCTGTCGGGACACCGCAGGTCGCCGACGGGGACGCCGCCGACATGCGCTTCGTCGACGCCGCCTTCGCCTCGCTCCTGGAGCATGTGAAGCCCGGCGACCTCATCGTGGGGAAGAGCACCGTCCCGGTCGGGACGGCCGCGCGCCTGGCGGACCTCGTCGCGTCGGTGCAGCCGGAGGTCACGCTCGCCTGGAATCCCGAGTTCCTCCGCGAGGGATTCGCGGTCAGCGACACGGTGAACCCCGACCGGCTGGTCTACGGAGTGCCGGAGGGGGAGTCGGGGGAGCGCGCCGCGCGGTTGCTCAACGAGGTGTACGAGTCCGCCGTCGCCGCGGGCACGCCGGTGATCGTGACGGACTACGCGACGTCGGAACTCGTGAAGGTGTCCGCGAACGCCTTCCTCGCCACGAAGATCTCGTTCATCAACGCGATGGCCGAGATCGCCGAGGTGACCGGGGCGGATGTGACGAAGCTCGCGGATGCGATCGGGCACGATGCGCGCATCGGACGCCGCTTCCTCAATGCCGGCGTCGGCTTCGGCGGCGGCTGCCTCCCCAAGGACATCCGGGCGTTCAGCGCTCGCGCGCGGGAGCTCGGAAAGGGCGAAGCGGTCCGGTTCCTCGACGAGGTCGACAAGATCAACCTCCGCCGCCGGACCCGGGTCGTCGAGCTGGTCCGCGAGGAGGCCGGCGGTCTCGCCGGCGTTCGTGTCGGCGTGCTGGGCCTCGCGTTCAAGCCCCACTCGGACGACCTCCGCGACTCGCCGGCACTGGACATCGCCATGCGGCTCGCCGACGCTGGGGCCATCGTGACCGCGTCCGATCCCCAGGCGATCGAGAACGCGCGGCACCGCGCGCCCCAGCTGCTCTTCGCCGAGACGGCGGAGGATGCCGTCCGTGGCGCCGATGTCGTCGTCCTGATCACCGAGTGGCCGGAGTTCACGGGACTGGATCCGGTCGCCGTCGGCGACCTCGTCGCGCATCGCACGATCATCGACGGTCGCAACGCGCTCGATCCGGCCGCGTGGCGCGCGGCCGGCTGGACGTACCGCGGTTTGGGCCGCTGA
- a CDS encoding response regulator transcription factor, with protein sequence MRTIRPDDPGATATSTGARSIEPPIRLAILDDHEILLDSLSSWIEKNAPEFDLVVRAGSWLELVHSDAFPTDLVIMDLQLKESVSIGARVRTCRAAGAKVVVLSAVDTPEDRDAALAAGAVAYVTKSQPMTELVAAALAASGRGAGRAAAAPPAWRPKPLIPESARPRLSDGERQALVLYADGRTTSEVARAMNVQYETAKTYLRRVREKYGKAGRPTSSRADLIRRAAEDGYLT encoded by the coding sequence ATGAGAACCATCCGCCCGGACGACCCCGGAGCGACGGCGACCTCGACCGGTGCGCGGTCCATCGAGCCCCCGATCCGCCTGGCCATCCTCGACGATCACGAGATCCTGCTCGACAGCCTGTCCTCCTGGATCGAGAAGAACGCCCCCGAGTTCGATCTCGTCGTCCGGGCCGGGAGCTGGCTGGAGCTCGTCCACAGCGACGCCTTCCCCACCGACCTCGTCATCATGGACCTGCAGCTGAAGGAGTCGGTGTCGATCGGCGCCCGGGTGCGCACCTGCCGCGCGGCGGGTGCGAAGGTCGTCGTCCTCAGCGCCGTGGACACGCCGGAGGACCGGGATGCGGCGCTCGCCGCCGGCGCCGTCGCCTACGTCACGAAGTCGCAGCCGATGACCGAGCTCGTCGCCGCCGCGCTGGCGGCTTCCGGCCGCGGCGCCGGCCGCGCCGCCGCCGCGCCGCCCGCCTGGCGGCCGAAGCCGCTCATCCCGGAGTCCGCCCGGCCGCGGCTGAGCGACGGGGAGCGCCAGGCGCTCGTCCTCTACGCCGACGGACGCACGACGTCCGAGGTGGCACGCGCCATGAACGTGCAGTACGAGACGGCCAAGACCTACTTGCGCCGGGTGCGCGAGAAGTACGGGAAGGCGGGTCGTCCGACGAGCTCCCGCGCCGACCTCATCCGCCGCGCCGCCGAGGACGGCTACCTCACCTGA
- a CDS encoding sensor histidine kinase produces the protein MSLGLPSHLARPANSRALATAARWAGLICLGAAVVNVGSASLADGNVTSWVTLLVLVPMVALLLALARGRTVGLTVAYLLVGTVCTYFYVVALFTSTPAYRDTNLFVVALPVVAMTLVGGTGTGALAGILWATLGFALAEAAVMLGAATTGRAYIPDAISLGAYLLLVGVLTFDGLTRGTRSRAQAALHRAVRDARLIDLRRELLAASTADLHDTVLSELVAVAAAQPGPLDERLARRIDSDLRGLAAGVPTADGDGAVTTAEADPWYDSELHRAIEAARDEGLTVDISGDRTAYTTLGDDARRALGLAVRQCLVNVVRHSGSPSAEVALSAGGGSLSVMVVDGGSGFPTSAPAADRLGLRQSVGDRIARVGGTVDIYSSADVGTTVILTVPIAPGASIAEGCGG, from the coding sequence GTGTCGCTCGGTCTGCCCAGCCATCTGGCACGACCTGCGAACTCGCGCGCTCTCGCCACGGCCGCCCGCTGGGCCGGCCTGATCTGCCTCGGCGCCGCCGTCGTGAACGTCGGCAGCGCCAGCCTGGCCGACGGCAACGTCACGTCGTGGGTGACCCTGCTCGTGCTGGTGCCGATGGTCGCGCTCCTCCTCGCGCTCGCGCGGGGCCGCACCGTGGGGCTCACGGTCGCGTACCTGCTCGTCGGCACGGTCTGCACCTACTTCTACGTCGTCGCCCTGTTCACCAGCACACCCGCGTACCGCGACACCAACCTGTTCGTCGTCGCGCTGCCGGTGGTCGCCATGACGCTCGTCGGCGGGACGGGCACGGGGGCTCTCGCCGGCATCCTCTGGGCGACTCTCGGCTTCGCGCTCGCGGAGGCGGCCGTGATGCTCGGCGCAGCGACGACCGGCCGCGCCTACATCCCGGATGCGATCTCGCTGGGTGCCTACCTGCTGCTGGTCGGCGTCCTCACCTTCGATGGACTGACCCGGGGCACCCGGTCGCGCGCTCAGGCCGCGTTGCATCGCGCCGTGCGCGACGCCCGGCTGATCGATCTGCGGCGCGAACTGCTGGCCGCGTCCACCGCCGACCTGCACGACACGGTGCTCAGCGAGCTGGTGGCCGTCGCCGCCGCGCAGCCCGGCCCGCTGGACGAGCGCCTCGCCCGCCGCATCGACTCCGACCTCCGCGGTCTCGCCGCCGGGGTTCCGACCGCGGACGGGGACGGGGCCGTCACGACCGCCGAGGCCGACCCCTGGTACGACAGCGAACTCCATCGCGCGATCGAAGCGGCCCGCGACGAGGGCCTCACGGTCGATATCTCGGGCGATCGCACGGCATACACGACCCTGGGCGACGACGCCCGCCGCGCTCTCGGCCTGGCCGTCCGGCAGTGTCTGGTGAACGTCGTCCGGCACTCCGGAAGCCCGAGTGCTGAGGTCGCCCTGTCCGCCGGAGGGGGATCCCTCTCCGTGATGGTGGTGGACGGCGGCAGCGGCTTCCCCACATCGGCTCCCGCCGCCGACCGTCTCGGGCTCCGCCAGTCCGTCGGCGACCGGATCGCCCGCGTCGGAGGAACGGTCGACATCTACTCGAGCGCCGATGTCGGCACGACCGTCATCCTCACCGTTCCGATCGCGCCTGGCGCCTCGATCGCCGAGGGGTGCGGCGGATGA
- a CDS encoding ABC-F family ATP-binding cassette domain-containing protein — MSTITFTPLRADGVSVSYGERRVLTDVSLTVGPGARVGLIGENGAGKSTLLRVLAGAETPDSGALTRPERTGFLWQEVRFEPGDTLAALIEHALTDVRAIERELEAAAAALGSGDAASDARYDAALAAAERAGIWSIEARRDEVLDGLGVGGIPLTRRLSEVSGGQRSRFALAALLLGRPDALLLDEPTNHLDDEAAAFLERQLREWAGPVVFASHDRAFLDAVATGLLDLDPARSGTTAFGGGYSAYLAEKEAERARWEKQYADEQQELRELTHSVDVTARSIAWSGKVRDNDKFVKSVKGNALDRQISRRIRNAEGRLEDLRTAQVRKPPARLGFAGIPSGFQSLDDGSGLLVHARQVRVPGRLQVDDFAVAPTSRILVTGANGAGKSTLLSVLAGRLEPGSGALQRRRGLRVGLLEQDVRFADPGLSPRRIYEAAVGERRAEAVPLTSLGLIAQRDADRPVGALSVGQQRRLALALILARPPHLFLLDEPTNHLSLALATELEDALGAYPGAVVVASHDRWLRSGWAGETVHLD; from the coding sequence ATGTCAACGATCACGTTCACCCCGCTGCGCGCCGACGGCGTCTCGGTCAGCTACGGCGAGCGTCGCGTCCTCACCGACGTCTCCCTCACCGTCGGCCCCGGCGCCCGGGTCGGGCTCATCGGCGAGAACGGTGCCGGCAAGTCCACGCTGTTGCGTGTGCTCGCCGGCGCCGAGACGCCGGACTCCGGCGCGCTCACGCGACCGGAACGCACCGGCTTCCTCTGGCAGGAGGTGCGGTTCGAGCCGGGAGACACGCTCGCGGCGCTCATCGAGCACGCCCTCACCGACGTGCGCGCGATCGAGCGGGAGCTCGAGGCGGCCGCCGCGGCGCTCGGCTCCGGAGACGCAGCGTCCGACGCGCGCTACGACGCCGCCCTCGCGGCGGCGGAACGCGCCGGGATCTGGAGCATCGAGGCGCGCCGGGACGAGGTGCTCGACGGACTCGGTGTCGGCGGCATCCCGCTCACCCGTCGGTTGAGCGAGGTGTCGGGGGGTCAGCGGAGCCGGTTCGCCCTGGCCGCGCTGCTCCTCGGCCGGCCGGACGCCCTGCTGCTCGACGAGCCGACGAATCACCTGGACGATGAGGCGGCCGCCTTCCTGGAGCGACAGCTGCGGGAATGGGCCGGGCCTGTCGTGTTCGCCAGCCACGACCGGGCGTTCCTCGACGCCGTCGCCACCGGGCTGCTCGATCTCGACCCGGCGCGGTCGGGCACCACGGCCTTCGGCGGGGGATACAGCGCGTATCTCGCCGAGAAGGAGGCCGAGCGGGCGCGGTGGGAGAAGCAGTACGCCGATGAGCAGCAGGAACTCAGAGAGCTCACGCACTCCGTCGATGTCACCGCGCGGTCCATCGCCTGGTCGGGGAAGGTGCGCGACAACGACAAGTTCGTGAAGTCCGTGAAGGGCAACGCCCTCGATCGCCAGATCAGCCGACGCATCCGCAATGCGGAGGGGCGGCTGGAGGATCTGCGCACCGCCCAGGTGCGCAAGCCTCCCGCGCGTCTCGGCTTCGCGGGCATCCCCTCGGGGTTCCAGAGCCTCGACGACGGGTCGGGGCTGCTGGTGCATGCGCGGCAGGTGCGCGTGCCCGGCCGTCTGCAGGTCGACGACTTCGCCGTCGCGCCGACCAGCCGCATCCTGGTCACGGGTGCGAACGGTGCGGGCAAGTCGACCCTGCTGTCCGTGCTGGCGGGCCGCCTCGAACCTGGGAGCGGTGCGCTGCAGCGACGGCGCGGCCTCCGGGTCGGGCTGCTGGAGCAGGACGTGCGGTTCGCCGACCCGGGGCTCTCGCCGCGCAGGATCTACGAGGCGGCGGTGGGGGAGCGGCGGGCGGAGGCGGTTCCGCTCACCTCGCTCGGGCTGATCGCACAGCGCGATGCCGACCGGCCGGTCGGTGCACTGTCGGTCGGTCAGCAGCGACGGCTCGCTCTCGCGCTGATCCTCGCCCGGCCGCCGCACCTGTTCCTGCTCGACGAGCCGACCAACCATCTCTCGCTCGCCCTGGCGACGGAGCTGGAGGATGCGCTGGGCGCCTATCCCGGGGCGGTCGTGGTCGCCAGTCACGACCGCTGGCTCCGTTCCGGATGGGCGGGGGAGACGGTGCACCTTGATTAG
- a CDS encoding thymidine kinase, which translates to MAKLYFRYGAMNSGKSTAMLQAAYNYEERGHRVLLTKPSIDTKGDLGILSRLGVTREVDFLIAPETDAYGSFHRHRERTLKRFGTDVSALLVDEAQFLTEAQVDDLLRIALLDDVPVLAYGIRTDFQTVAFPGSRRLLEVAHSLEELKTICRCGRKAIFNARKIDGVFVFDGDQVAIDGASVSYESLCGNCYLQESRGILNNGRRHWPVEAAPAYVDEPDPDFT; encoded by the coding sequence GTGGCAAAACTGTATTTCCGCTACGGAGCGATGAACAGCGGCAAGAGCACGGCCATGCTTCAGGCCGCGTACAACTACGAGGAGCGCGGCCACCGCGTCCTGCTCACGAAGCCGTCGATCGACACCAAGGGCGATCTGGGCATCCTCTCCCGTCTGGGCGTGACGAGGGAGGTCGACTTCCTCATCGCCCCGGAGACCGACGCATACGGCTCCTTCCACCGGCACCGCGAGCGCACCCTCAAGCGCTTCGGCACCGACGTCAGCGCGCTCCTCGTGGACGAGGCGCAGTTCCTGACCGAGGCGCAGGTCGACGATCTCCTGCGCATCGCCCTGCTCGACGATGTCCCGGTGCTCGCCTACGGCATCCGCACCGACTTCCAGACCGTCGCCTTCCCGGGGAGCCGCCGCCTGCTCGAGGTCGCGCACAGCCTGGAGGAGTTGAAGACGATCTGCCGCTGCGGGCGGAAGGCGATCTTCAACGCCCGCAAGATCGATGGGGTGTTCGTCTTCGACGGAGACCAGGTCGCCATCGACGGAGCGTCGGTGTCGTACGAGTCGCTCTGCGGAAACTGCTACCTTCAGGAAAGTCGAGGCATCCTCAACAACGGTCGGAGGCACTGGCCCGTCGAGGCGGCTCCCGCCTACGTGGACGAACCCGACCCCGACTTCACCTGA
- a CDS encoding Rv2578c family radical SAM protein — protein sequence MRWSGQELSVDEPSALPGLARLNNLVRSVRTPDFAGITFHEVLAKSALNRIPGGGGPMPFGWTINPYRGCSHACVYCFARPTHTYLDLDSGKDFDNEIIVKVNVADVLRKELAKPSWGHHPVALGTNTDPYQRAEGRYGLMPGIIDALAESGTPFSILTKGSLLRRDLDRLVEANKRVPVDLAMSIAVYDDDLQQSVEPGTPTTKARLATVTAVREHGLDCSVFLMPIIPYLTDTRAHLDEALRQAKEAGATSVLYSALHLKPGVKEWFYLWLGREHPELLPQYRRMYGRGTYAPQEYRRWLAGRIKPLIRAHGLERGREDPLTGGVRSSALGMLRDDEGERQLVGSAARAVSSTPPHGEAPDAASIVSASLTGLGVQPTLF from the coding sequence ATGCGCTGGAGTGGTCAGGAGTTGTCGGTCGACGAGCCGTCCGCTCTGCCCGGGCTTGCGCGGCTGAACAATCTGGTGCGCTCCGTGCGCACCCCCGACTTCGCCGGCATCACGTTCCACGAGGTGCTGGCGAAGTCGGCGCTCAACCGCATCCCGGGCGGTGGAGGGCCGATGCCGTTCGGGTGGACGATCAATCCGTACCGGGGGTGCTCGCACGCGTGCGTGTACTGCTTCGCGCGACCGACGCACACCTACCTCGATCTCGACTCGGGGAAAGACTTCGACAACGAGATCATCGTCAAGGTGAACGTGGCCGATGTGCTGCGCAAAGAACTCGCCAAGCCCAGCTGGGGCCATCATCCGGTCGCGCTCGGCACGAACACCGATCCCTATCAGCGTGCGGAGGGCCGGTACGGGCTGATGCCGGGCATCATCGACGCGCTGGCCGAGTCGGGCACGCCGTTCAGCATCCTCACGAAGGGGTCACTGCTGCGACGCGACCTCGACCGGCTGGTCGAGGCGAACAAGCGGGTCCCGGTCGACCTCGCCATGTCGATCGCCGTCTACGACGACGACCTGCAGCAGTCCGTCGAGCCGGGCACCCCGACGACCAAAGCGCGTCTCGCCACCGTCACCGCGGTGCGCGAGCACGGTCTCGACTGCTCCGTCTTCCTGATGCCGATCATCCCGTACCTGACCGACACCCGTGCGCATCTCGACGAAGCCCTCCGCCAGGCCAAAGAGGCCGGGGCCACCTCCGTGCTCTATTCGGCCCTGCACCTGAAGCCGGGCGTCAAAGAGTGGTTCTACCTGTGGCTCGGGCGAGAGCACCCGGAGCTGCTGCCGCAGTATCGGCGCATGTACGGCCGTGGCACGTATGCGCCCCAGGAGTATCGCCGGTGGCTGGCCGGTCGCATCAAGCCTCTGATCCGGGCGCACGGGCTGGAGCGCGGCCGCGAAGATCCGCTGACCGGCGGTGTGCGATCGAGCGCGCTCGGGATGCTGCGCGATGACGAGGGGGAGCGGCAGCTGGTGGGGTCGGCGGCGCGTGCGGTGTCGTCCACTCCGCCGCACGGAGAGGCGCCCGACGCGGCGTCGATCGTGAGCGCATCGCTGACCGGATTGGGGGTCCAGCCCACCCTGTTCTGA